One part of the Megachile rotundata isolate GNS110a chromosome 16, iyMegRotu1, whole genome shotgun sequence genome encodes these proteins:
- the LOC100882154 gene encoding uncharacterized protein LOC100882154 → MLKFWLFLLLINRLSTEHHAYKQKTYELNVAFKRTSDLFNKLKLEYGFENLNKNVMDEINETVVGYVRNTSNTFFRHKRELLKNFNKGIDTLKEFQDFIPLNFHNARDVNIFSLRNGLELTWFAAVLDASKVSLFKINKAGLNYVTAYSVTNGTQLVVNDCNDGILLIVQNQYNFINILRFAKVTDKYLQPIQEFEWNDRTHLTIWKGMNKLYLGIASDSNISIYSWFGDYFDLIQIINLGTKKLVPFQSKGFMYLAATGSTTTVFKYFLKSNKFLAMQQLSSSQDISFFQVKEGHFTENFLSLSTWSSVIIYKSTHGRFVPFQQISSGTFTAQIISNKAILFFALHKDTVSTYQYNGWRFIKLAVKLNGIHRFHKANLYGKQLLLVKYNNDTWALKQPIWTKKKTYKDIQEEIRAWNIKAKDTAQRKLNEIFNLDKPVRILKGHIDQLFVHNINQHNSQALQIASEQYNKMKNKLLEQNIVINNKWKSGNLTVSSLRANKFQMKCKTKCKINKVNINGNIDLLSKLQALQDRNKATSFKTLAVKEIKNWKCPIFNLPIDNIDVDKSINGVLLENLQKNTLKVSGSQKVFGRHTFVSINVTNTLMPLNIALNLPKQEIRVGKINVTELTVTEGGVLLPLNGLPTVITGLVKASNITVKNKIDLQGSAKSNWMKKLSPIRYIPESITLDYDLKLENVKIENLQSAGLIVSKVGSVKEILSNAISLRDNVPISLVFSSEKVKWHNVAVHGFQNWITANSENIITGKKYFLQNVEITESSYESIRFPWIETALCGATVIVPEIKVPVLTLNNITVKSLTSLHVFGNMCVKCATNNSSLAFKPFDSSAQPYYHNVKAKNIITTNVNNINLITLEKLANSWIEPNILKTPVEATELKIKVLQSPMQFYAELSKVIRNVVSKQNTYTDSINKINLTDFLANAIKVGDIISLMNIKFNNGFTANRIYTPYPLLPMVQTGSHLRCYKNRISGITEVNTINLPYYSRLVQSNTSVNIIVKGSAIFSVEPMIHSINKNKLNELFTQTWIISNPTTFYGKNLHLTNALITGNITLKKPANTLCIEMWKNISEHVLSKRGIQKISVDAFLNNVETNTIVGSNTSRIISSVSDFNDIFDDPVMKDRVQDVKAKWTFNKLKILGQMDVRNKINNMNLKTDVMRHDSKNNIVTGKKTVMILTTKNLNGLNFAKWIDNTLTQKEKHITIKGQKSFLTAMFNNITLSGTVLGHTIDEALLKSANQTVYGQKKIHGSIYASTIFIDGLVNDINLNTLIDNQLKKQSSSQNVETEIELQENLFIMGNLIVNDTYAGANMKNFEQNYANMPFITEKMDKYLTAAETINLVLKNRAVYINKLGIVKNINNISRKSMFIENEQCKMKNFTKYCVNEYIEDIIVRSNTSNVIFIKSVLLNEDEFVVWVEFDLVSIFLFDAVNKSLVYVKGLHVPKIIEALVESMLNSLWIVIRLISQTLVLHYQPWKDLQKYVLPATDVFALSRTPNNQLLLFLSNGIWDLNRLASPRNIIEIPLKGQVETIVDGFNYFIKYTSINETTLTKARYVEN, encoded by the exons atgttaaaattctggTTGTTTCTTCTGTTAATTAATAGACTTAGTACAGAACATCATGCATATAAGCAAAAAACTTATGAACTGAATGTTGCATTTAAACGTACATCTgatctttttaataaattaaaattggaaTATG gatttgaaaatctaaacaaAAATGTGATggatgaaattaatgaaacagTTGTAGGATATGTTAGAAATACATCAAACACATTTTTTCGCCATAAACgggaattattgaaaaattttaacaaag gcATCGATACATTgaaggaatttcaagattttattcCATTAAATTTTCATAACGCACGAGACGTGAACATCTTTTCTCTTCGAAATGGATTAGAATTAACTTGGTTTGCTGCGGTTTTAGATGCTTCTAAAGtatctttatttaaaataaat AAAGCTGGTCTTAATTATGTTACCGCTTATTCCGTAACAAATGGAACACAATTAGTTGTTAATGATTGCAATGACGGAATACTTTTGATAGTTCAAaatcaatataattttattaatattttgcgcTTCGCTAAAGTCACCGATAAGTATTTACAGCCCATTCAAGAGTTCGAATGGAACGATAGGACTCATTTAACTATTTGGAAaggaatgaataaattatatttgggcATAGCATCAGattcgaatatttcaatttatagtTGGTTCGGCGATTACTTtgatttaatacaaattataaatcttGGAACGAAGAAATTAGTTCCCTTTCAAAGTAAAGGATTTATGTATTTAGCAGCTACTGGCTCCACCACCAcagtttttaaatactttttaaaatcTAATAAATTTCTGGCTATGCAACAATTATCATCGAGTCAAGATATCTCATTTTTTCAAGTAAAGGAAGGCcattttacagaaaattttcTAAGCTTATCCACGTGGTCGTCcgttataatatataaaagtacTCATGGTCGATTTGTACCATTTCAACAGATTAGTTCTGGCACGTTTACAGcacaaattatttcaaacaaagCAATTTTATTCTTTGCTTTACACAAGGACACTGTATCGACTTATCAGTACAATGGCTggagatttataaaattagcTGTGAAATTGAATGGAATTCATCGATTTCATAAAGCTAATTTATATGGGAAACAGTTGTTGCTCGTAAAATATAACAACGATACATGGGCATTGAAACAACCAATATGGACCAAAAAGAAAACTTATAAAGATATACAAGAAGAAATCAGAGCATGGAACATTAAAGCTAAGGATACAGCTCAAAGAAAATTGAACGAAATTTTCAATCTCGATAAACCTGTTCGAATTTTAAAAGGCCATATTGATCAACTTTTTGTTCATAac ataaatcagcataattctCAAGCATTACAGATTGCATCAGAacagtataataaaatgaaaaataagctCCTAGAGCAAAATatagttataaataataaatggaaGTCTGGTAATTTAACTGTTTCTTCATTGCGTGCAAATAAGTTTCAAATGAAATGTAAAACGAAGTGTAAGATCAACAAAGTAAATATTAATGGAAACATTGATCTGTTATCAAAGCTACAAGCATTGCAAGATAGAAATAAAGCGACAAGCTTCAAAACATTAGCTGTTAAAGAAATCAAAAATTGGAAGtgtccaatttttaatttaccaatAGATAATATTGACGTTGACAAGTCAATCAACGGGgtattattagaaaatttacagaaaaataCCCTAAAAGTAAGCGGTAGTCAAAAAGTCTTCG gaCGACACACTTTCGTTAGTATCAATGTCACAAATACTCTTATGCCGTTGAATATTGCTTTAAATCTTCCAAAGCAAGAAATTCGAGTAggaaaaataaatgttacagAGTTAACTGTAACAGAAGGAGGAGTTTTATTACCATTAAATGGCTTACCTACAGTAATCACTGGCTTAGTCAAAGCGTCTAATATAACAGTGAAAAATAAGATTGATTTACAAGGGTCGGCAAAAAGCAATTGGATGAAGAAGTTATCACCCATCAGATACATCCCTGAATCAATAACTTTGGACTATGATCTCAAAttggaaaatgttaaaattgaaaatttacaatctgCAGGTTTAATTGTTAGTAAGGTGGGATCAGTTAAGgaaattttatcaaatgcaATATCTTTACGTGATAATGTACCAATATCCTTAGTATTTTCAAGTGAAAAAGTG aAGTGGCATAATGTTGCCGTGCATGGCTTTCAAAATTGGATTACGGCGAATtctgaaaatattataacagGAAAGAAATACTTTCTACAGAATGTAGAGATAACAGAGTCTTCTTACGAAAGCATCAGATTTCCATG GATCGAAACAGCCTTGTGTGGTGCTACTGTAATTGTGCCTGAAATCAAAGTTCCGGTGCTAACACTAAATAATATTACGGTGAAAAGTTTAACAAGTTTGCACGTTTTTGGAAATATGTGTGTAAAATGTGCTACTAATAATTCATCGCTCGCTTTTAAACCCTTCGATTCTTCCGCGCAACCTTATTACCATAATGTTAAagcaaaaaatataattacaacaaACGTgaataacataaatttaataa CATtagaaaaattagcaaattcgtGGATTGAGCCTAACATTCTTAAAACTCCGGTTGAAGCGACGGAATTGAAGATTAAGGTTTTGCAATCACCCATGCAATTTTACGCAGAATTGTCTAAAGTAATAAGAAACGTGGTATCGAAACAAAATACTTATACAGACAGCATCAATAAGATTAATTTGACTGATTTCTTAGCGAATGCTATAAAGGTTGGAGATATAATATCTTTAATGAACATAAAATTCA aTAATGGTTTTACGGCAAATCGTATATATACTCCTTATCCCTTGTTACCGATGGTGCAAACAGGAAGTCATCTTAGGTGCTATAAAAATAGAATTTCTGGAATTACAGAAGTTAATACGATAAATTTACCATATTACTCTAGACTCGTGCAAAGCAATACCTCCGTGAACATAATTGTTAAAGGATCTGCAATATTTTCAGTTGAGCCAATGATAcacagtataaataaaaataaattaaacgaatTGTTTACGCAAACATGGATAATATCAAATCCTACAACCTTTTATGGAAAAAATTTGCATCTTACGAATGCTTTAATAACAGGAAATATTACTTTAAAA AAACCTGCGAATACATTATGCATCGAAATGTGGAAGAACATTTCGGAACATGTTCTAAGCAAAAGAGGAATACAAAAAATATCGGTTGAtgcttttttaaataatgtcgAGACTAATACCATCGTAGGATCGAATACTTCGAGGATAATATCCTCGGTGTCAGATTTCAATGATATATTCGATGATCCTGTAATGAAAGATAGAGTACAAGACGTGAAAGCAAAATggacatttaataaattaaaaatactag gtCAAATGGATGTAAggaacaaaattaataacatgaatctTAAAACGGATGTTATGAGACACGATTCTAAGAACAATATCGTAACTGGTAAAAAGACGGTGATGATTTTGACTACAAAAAATTTGAATGGTTTAAATTTTGCTAAATGGATTGACAATACTTTGACGCAGAAAGAGAAGCATATTACTATCAAGGGGCAAAAAAGTTTTCTAACTGCCATGTTCAATAATATAAC CTTATCTGGTACTGTACTAGGACATACTATCGACGAAGCATTACTAAAATCCGCCAATCAAACAGTGTATGGTCAGAAGAAAATTCATGGATCTATTTATGCGTCGACAATTTTTATCGATGGTCTGGTGAATGATATAAATCTAAACACCTTAATAGACAATCAATTAAAGAAACAAAGTTCATCGCAAAATGTAGAAACGGAAATTGAGTtgcaagaaaatttatttataatgggAAATCTCATTGTTAACGATACTTATGCAGGAGCAAACATGAagaattttgaacaaaattatgcaaatatgcCATTTATTACCGAGAAAATGGACAAATACTTAACAGCAGCGGAAACAATTAATTTGGTGTTGAAAA atCGTGcagtttacataaataaattgggaattgtaaaaaatattaacaatatttcccGTAAAAGCATGTTCATTGAAAACGAAcaatgtaaaatgaaaaatttcactAAGTATTGCGTAAACGAGTATATAGAAGATATCATCGTTAGATCAAATACTAGTAACGTTATCTTTATAAAGTCAGTGTTATTGAACGAAGATGAATTCGTTGTCTGGGTAGAATTTGATCttgtttccatatttctatTCGACGCTGTAAACAAAAGTCTTGTTTACGTAAAAG GCTTACACGTTCCAAAAATAATAGAAGCGCTCGTAGAATCAATGTTGAATTCTTTGTGGATTGTTATACGATTGATTTCGCAGACTTTGGTATTACATTATCAGCCGTGGAAAGATTTGCAAAAATATGTTTTGCCTGCCACGGATGTATTCGCGTTAAGCCGAACTCCGAATAATCAGTTGTTATTATTCTTGTCGAACGGTATTTGGGATCTCAATAGACTTGCAAGTCCTCGAAATATTATCGAAATTCCTTTGAAAGGACAAGTGGAAACCATCGTTGATggctttaattattttatcaaatatacgTCGATTAATGAGACGACTTTAACGAAAGCTCGATACGTAGAAAATTGA
- the Mtmr6 gene encoding myotubularin related protein 6 isoform X1 — translation MCTYKGISENLTAQIGELETLQSIYPREVIITDHGVLADIYDFLKNPMQNVPNRLEYSIEISLNDEKIELLISLPQNYPKEKPEVYAKSSSLNRTQQLLLNQSLNNIVEGQETGEPCIYMLILWIQDNGENYLAASAKSQKKELNDINKSKEEEKSTVFARYWIYSHHIYGKSKRRDIINLAKENSITGFCLAGKPGIICIEGTFENCDYCWQKIKSMNWHKILIRLLEKEENHNDIDDLRKFNDFQEISFPSCERHNDMSQVENVRILDKYSNNHSIGTLYLTVTHLVFTEQSGKKKIWVLYTHISNIEKQPLTTTGSPLCIKFKHFFIVTFVIPKERDCHDIYLTLSKLSCPANIEDLYCFNYRESKDTLPQHAGWNFFNVQSEFQRQGVPNEEWSLTYLNTNYELCDTYPKYLYVPSTCANSTLIGSAKFRSRGRLPVLTYLHSNKAAICRCSQPLSGFSARCPEDEQMMYNILRTNPNSKYMYVVDTRPRINAFANRAAGKGYENENFYDNIKFHFFGIENIHVMRTSLNKLIELQKTTSMTTFLNGLESSGWLKHIRSILETAWFIARAVSNGVSVVVHCSDGWDRTAQVCSLSALLLDPFYRTIQGFQALIEKDWLSFGHKFSDRCGHINCDNKELAPIFTQFIDASYQLLQQYPHKFQFNEYFLLTLHDHVQSCQYGTFIGNSEKERHVLRVSERTYSLWGYIANNMHEYINPIYKSNRFNKESNFVLQPKLAPQSITLWRGMYFRFENGVHPRETYEDFLLVMHDHTSCLEDHVKLLLKRVSSLNSIMNLNNIQKKGVQGKLKFENKFTKDPLSDTIIENTANHDEKTKSKLKITQLENELKTVALEWKLLRNIEECTCSTTFDAFNRKHHCWSCGEVVCTRCIGAHTVLAGHFSQRAVPTCKSCIQNSNIPSTSP, via the exons aTGTGTACGTACAAGGGAATAAGCGAAAATTTGACGGCACAAATTGGCGAACTGGAAACTTTACAGTCTATTTATCCAAGAGAAGTAATAATAACCGACCATGGAGTGTTGGCTGACatatatgattttttaaaaaatcctaTGCAGAATGTGCCTAATAGATTAGAATATTCAATTGAAATTTCATTGAATGAT gaaaaaattgaattattaatcaGTTTGCCACAAAATTATCCAAAAGAAAAACCTGAAGTTTATGCAAAGAGTTCATCATTAAATCGAAcccaacaattattattaaatcaatCATTGAACAATATTGTTGAAGGTCAAGAAACTGGCGAGCCTTGTAtttatatgttaatattatGGATACAAGACAATGGGGAAAATTATCTTGCAGCTTCTGCTAAGAgtcaaaaaaaagaattaaatgaCATAAACAAAagtaaagaagaagaaaaatctACAGTTTTTGCTAGATATTGGATTTATAGTCATCATATATATGGAAAAAGTAAAAGAAGAGATATAATCAATTTAGCAAAAGAAAATTCTATTACAGGCTTTTGCTTAGCAGGAAAGCCTGGTATCATTTGTATTGAAGGAACCTTTGAAAATTGTGATTACTGCTGGCAAAAG ATCAAGTCTATGAATTggcataaaatattaatacgattgttagaaaaagaagaaaaccataatgatattgatgatttacgtaaatttaatgattttcaaGAAATATCTTTTCCTAGTTGTGAACGACATAATGACATGAGTCAG gTAGAAAATGTAAGAATATTAGACAAATACAGTAATAATCATTCAATTGGTACTCTTTATTTAACTGTAACGCATCTTGTATTTACTGAACAAAgtggaaagaaaaaaatttgg gtgttatatacacatatatcaaACATAGAGAAACAACCATTAACTACAACAGGTTCCCCATTGTGTATtaagtttaaacatttttttattgtaacatttgTTATTCCAAAGGAAAGAGATTGTCATGATATATATCTtacattatcaaaattatcttgTCCCG cGAATATAGAAGATctttattgttttaattatcGAGAAAGTAAAGATACTTTACCTCAGCATGCAGGatggaatttttttaatgtacaaaGTGAATTTCAAAGACAGGGAGTTCCAAATGAAGAATGGTCTTTGacatatttaaatacaaattatgaa CTTTGCGACACTTATCCAAAGTATTTATATGTTCCTAGCACATGTGCTAATAGCACTTTAATAGGCAGTGCAAAATTTAGAAGCAGGGGAAGGTTACCAGTTTTAACATATTTACATTCTAACAAG GCTGCTATTTGTCGTTGCAGTCAACCTTTATCAGGTTTTAGTGCACGATGCCCTGAAGATGAACAAatgatgtataatattttaCGTACAAATCCTAATTCTAAGTATATGTACGTTGTAGATACACGTCCGCGC atTAATGCCTTTGCTAATAGGGCAGCAGGAAAAggatatgaaaatgaaaatttctatgacaatataaaatttcactttttcgGCATTGAAAATATACATGTAATGAGAACAAGTTTAAATAAGTTGATAGAAT TACAGAAAACAACATCGATGACTACATTCTTAAATGGTTTGGAAAGTAGTGGATGGCTAAAACATATTCGATCTATATTAGAAACTGCTTGGTTCATTGCTAGAGCAGTCTCAAATGGTGTCAGTGTTGTAGTGCATTGTAGTGATGGATGGGACCGCACTGCTCAAGTATGTTCATTAAGTGCATTATTGTTGGATCCATTTTACAGGACAATTCAAGGTTTCCAA GCATTAATAGAAAAAGATTGGTTATCCTTTGGACATAAATTTAGTGATCGTTGTGGTCACATCAATTGTGATAATAAAGAATTAGCACCAATATTTACTCAATTCATCGATGCATCATATCAATTGTTACAGCAGTATCCACACAAATTTCagtttaatgaatattttttattaactctTCACGATCATGTACAAAGCTGTCAGTATGGTACATTTATAGGAAATTCTGAGAAAGAAAGACATGTTCTTAG AGTATCAGAGAGAACATATTCTCTATGGGGATACATAGCAAATAATATGCACGAATATATTAAtccaatttacaaatctaatCGTTTTAACAAAGAGTCCAATTTTGTGCTTCAACCTAAATTAGCACCACAAAGTATCac TTTGTGGCGAGGAATGTACTTTAGATTCGAAAATGGTGTTCACCCTAGAGAAACATATGAAGATTTTCTTTTAGTAATGCATGATCATACCAGTTGCTTAGAAGATCATGTTAAGCTACTTCTAAag agAGTGAGTTCTTTAAATTCtataatgaatttaaataatattcaaaagaAAGGTGTACAAGGAaaactgaaatttgaaaataaatttactaaaGATCCATTATCTGATACAATAATAGAAAATACAGCAAATCACGACGAAAAAACaaaatctaaattaaaaattacacaatTAGAGAATGAACTGAAAACAGTTGCTTTAGAGTGGAAATTATTACGGAATATAGAGGAATGCACATGCTCTACTACATTTGATGCATTTAATAGAAAG catCACTGTTGGTCATGTGGAGAAGTAGTATGTACACGATGTATAGGTGCACATACTGTTTTAGCTGGACACTTTTCACAACGTGCAGTACCTACTTGTAAGTCATGTatacaaaattccaatattccttcTACTAGTccctaa
- the Mtmr6 gene encoding myotubularin related protein 6 isoform X2, with translation MCTYKGISENLTAQIGELETLQSIYPREVIITDHGVLADIYDFLKNPMQNVPNRLEYSIEISLNDEKIELLISLPQNYPKEKPEVYAKSSSLNRTQQLLLNQSLNNIVEGQETGEPCIYMLILWIQDNGENYLAASAKSQKKELNDINKSKEEEKSTVFARYWIYSHHIYGKSKRRDIINLAKENSITGFCLAGKPGIICIEGTFENCDYCWQKIKSMNWHKILIRLLEKEENHNDIDDLRKFNDFQEISFPSCERHNDMSQVENVRILDKYSNNHSIGTLYLTVTHLVFTEQSGKKKIWVLYTHISNIEKQPLTTTGSPLCIKFKHFFIVTFVIPKERDCHDIYLTLSKLSCPANIEDLYCFNYRESKDTLPQHAGWNFFNVQSEFQRQGVPNEEWSLTYLNTNYELCDTYPKYLYVPSTCANSTLIGSAKFRSRGRLPVLTYLHSNKAAICRCSQPLSGFSARCPEDEQMMYNILRTNPNSKYMYVVDTRPRINAFANRAAGKGYENENFYDNIKFHFFGIENIHVMRTSLNKLIELQKTTSMTTFLNGLESSGWLKHIRSILETAWFIARAVSNGVSVVVHCSDGWDRTAQVCSLSALLLDPFYRTIQGFQALIEKDWLSFGHKFSDRCGHINCDNKELAPIFTQFIDASYQLLQQYPHKFQFNEYFLLTLHDHVQSCQYGTFIGNSEKERHVLRVSERTYSLWGYIANNMHEYINPIYKSNRFNKESNFVLQPKLAPQSITLWRGMYFRFENGVHPRETYEDFLLVMHDHTSCLEDHVKLLLKRVSSLNSIMNLNNIQKKGVQGKLKFENKFTKDPLSDTIIENTANHDEKTKSKLKITQLENELKTVALEWKLLRNIEECTCSTTFDAFNRKHHCWSCGEVVCTRCIGAHTVLAGHFSQRAVPT, from the exons aTGTGTACGTACAAGGGAATAAGCGAAAATTTGACGGCACAAATTGGCGAACTGGAAACTTTACAGTCTATTTATCCAAGAGAAGTAATAATAACCGACCATGGAGTGTTGGCTGACatatatgattttttaaaaaatcctaTGCAGAATGTGCCTAATAGATTAGAATATTCAATTGAAATTTCATTGAATGAT gaaaaaattgaattattaatcaGTTTGCCACAAAATTATCCAAAAGAAAAACCTGAAGTTTATGCAAAGAGTTCATCATTAAATCGAAcccaacaattattattaaatcaatCATTGAACAATATTGTTGAAGGTCAAGAAACTGGCGAGCCTTGTAtttatatgttaatattatGGATACAAGACAATGGGGAAAATTATCTTGCAGCTTCTGCTAAGAgtcaaaaaaaagaattaaatgaCATAAACAAAagtaaagaagaagaaaaatctACAGTTTTTGCTAGATATTGGATTTATAGTCATCATATATATGGAAAAAGTAAAAGAAGAGATATAATCAATTTAGCAAAAGAAAATTCTATTACAGGCTTTTGCTTAGCAGGAAAGCCTGGTATCATTTGTATTGAAGGAACCTTTGAAAATTGTGATTACTGCTGGCAAAAG ATCAAGTCTATGAATTggcataaaatattaatacgattgttagaaaaagaagaaaaccataatgatattgatgatttacgtaaatttaatgattttcaaGAAATATCTTTTCCTAGTTGTGAACGACATAATGACATGAGTCAG gTAGAAAATGTAAGAATATTAGACAAATACAGTAATAATCATTCAATTGGTACTCTTTATTTAACTGTAACGCATCTTGTATTTACTGAACAAAgtggaaagaaaaaaatttgg gtgttatatacacatatatcaaACATAGAGAAACAACCATTAACTACAACAGGTTCCCCATTGTGTATtaagtttaaacatttttttattgtaacatttgTTATTCCAAAGGAAAGAGATTGTCATGATATATATCTtacattatcaaaattatcttgTCCCG cGAATATAGAAGATctttattgttttaattatcGAGAAAGTAAAGATACTTTACCTCAGCATGCAGGatggaatttttttaatgtacaaaGTGAATTTCAAAGACAGGGAGTTCCAAATGAAGAATGGTCTTTGacatatttaaatacaaattatgaa CTTTGCGACACTTATCCAAAGTATTTATATGTTCCTAGCACATGTGCTAATAGCACTTTAATAGGCAGTGCAAAATTTAGAAGCAGGGGAAGGTTACCAGTTTTAACATATTTACATTCTAACAAG GCTGCTATTTGTCGTTGCAGTCAACCTTTATCAGGTTTTAGTGCACGATGCCCTGAAGATGAACAAatgatgtataatattttaCGTACAAATCCTAATTCTAAGTATATGTACGTTGTAGATACACGTCCGCGC atTAATGCCTTTGCTAATAGGGCAGCAGGAAAAggatatgaaaatgaaaatttctatgacaatataaaatttcactttttcgGCATTGAAAATATACATGTAATGAGAACAAGTTTAAATAAGTTGATAGAAT TACAGAAAACAACATCGATGACTACATTCTTAAATGGTTTGGAAAGTAGTGGATGGCTAAAACATATTCGATCTATATTAGAAACTGCTTGGTTCATTGCTAGAGCAGTCTCAAATGGTGTCAGTGTTGTAGTGCATTGTAGTGATGGATGGGACCGCACTGCTCAAGTATGTTCATTAAGTGCATTATTGTTGGATCCATTTTACAGGACAATTCAAGGTTTCCAA GCATTAATAGAAAAAGATTGGTTATCCTTTGGACATAAATTTAGTGATCGTTGTGGTCACATCAATTGTGATAATAAAGAATTAGCACCAATATTTACTCAATTCATCGATGCATCATATCAATTGTTACAGCAGTATCCACACAAATTTCagtttaatgaatattttttattaactctTCACGATCATGTACAAAGCTGTCAGTATGGTACATTTATAGGAAATTCTGAGAAAGAAAGACATGTTCTTAG AGTATCAGAGAGAACATATTCTCTATGGGGATACATAGCAAATAATATGCACGAATATATTAAtccaatttacaaatctaatCGTTTTAACAAAGAGTCCAATTTTGTGCTTCAACCTAAATTAGCACCACAAAGTATCac TTTGTGGCGAGGAATGTACTTTAGATTCGAAAATGGTGTTCACCCTAGAGAAACATATGAAGATTTTCTTTTAGTAATGCATGATCATACCAGTTGCTTAGAAGATCATGTTAAGCTACTTCTAAag agAGTGAGTTCTTTAAATTCtataatgaatttaaataatattcaaaagaAAGGTGTACAAGGAaaactgaaatttgaaaataaatttactaaaGATCCATTATCTGATACAATAATAGAAAATACAGCAAATCACGACGAAAAAACaaaatctaaattaaaaattacacaatTAGAGAATGAACTGAAAACAGTTGCTTTAGAGTGGAAATTATTACGGAATATAGAGGAATGCACATGCTCTACTACATTTGATGCATTTAATAGAAAG catCACTGTTGGTCATGTGGAGAAGTAGTATGTACACGATGTATAGGTGCACATACTGTTTTAGCTGGACACTTTTCACAACGTGCAGTACCTACTT GA